In Hydra vulgaris chromosome 06, alternate assembly HydraT2T_AEP, a genomic segment contains:
- the LOC136081534 gene encoding general transcription factor II-I repeat domain-containing protein 2B-like: MELIELQNNKDLKETYKEVELLEFYKKYMSIEVFPHLCRHAIKYFSLFRSTYNCEQLFSKMKHVKTEQRNRLTDEHLTNTLRIASLNIKADIDHLCKLKQCQVSH, translated from the coding sequence ATGGAATTAATAGAATTGCAAAACAATAAAGATCTTAAAGAAACCTACAAAGAAGTAGAATtgttagaattttataaaaaatacatgagCATTGAAGTTTTTCCTCATTTGTGCAGACatgctattaaatatttttcactttttagaAGCACATACAACTGCGAACAGTTATTCTCAAAAATGAAGCATGTAAAAACAGAACAGAGAAATAGATTGACAGATGAACACCTTACTAATACCCTTCGAATTGCATCGTTAAATATAAAAGCAGACATAGATCATTTATGCAAATTAAAACAGTGTCAAGTTTCACATTGA
- the LOC136081535 gene encoding general transcription factor II-I repeat domain-containing protein 2A-like: MATFIVDIAAIKCTFAAFEEDGFSKRRICDTESGHGGRVFNPSWATDYFVHEQSNSIICLICFEKIAVRKSYNVNRHYTTKHAVSYDKFKGQFRIDKIELLKKTFLAQQSVMKTKVISSYSATKISFLMAEAIAKSDLSLSHQTIARRVEDLSENIELSLKEKLNKCEAYSLALDESTDRGDTAQLAIFIRGITSNFEVIKELFDINHMKDTTREEDILSRVKKTLVKFELPEKKLCGVTTDGASALTGKNIGFIALLKKSINHEIISYHCIIHQEQLCAKVLEIKNVMELVIHTVNFIRIRGLNHRQFKQLLEGCGSGAEDVI; the protein is encoded by the exons atggCAACATTTATTGTTGATATAGCTGCAATTAAATGTACATTTGCAGCTTTTGAAGAAG atggCTTCAGCAAAAGACGTATATGTGATACTGAAAGCGGTCATGGGGGTCGTGTATTTAATCCTTCTTGGGCAACTGACTATTTTGTACATGAACAAAGTAATTCTATTATATGTCtaatttgttttgagaaaattgCCGTGCGTAAAAGTTATAATGTGAACAGGCACTACACTACAAAACATGCTGTAAGTTATGACAAATTTAAAGGCCAATTTCGAATTGATAAGATTGAATTGTTGAAGAAAACTTTTCTTGCACAACAATCAGTGATGAAAACTAAAGTGATTAGCTCTTACAGTGCtaccaaaataagttttttaatggcAGAAGCTATTGCAAAAAGTG ATCTTAGCCTCTCGCACCAGACTATTGCCAGAAGAGTTGAAGATCTATCGgaaaatattgaattatcattaaaagaaaaattaaataaatgtgaaGCCTATAGTCTGGCACTAGATGAATCAACAGACAGAGGTGATACTGCTCAGCTAGCCATTTTTATTAGAGGTATAACTAGTAACTTTGAAGTAATTAAAGAACTGTTTGATATTAATCATATGAAGGACACAACAAGAGAAGAAGATATTCTCTCTAGAGTGAAAAAAACATTGGTGAAATTTGAATTACCAGAAAAGAAACTCTGTGGTGTCACTACAGATGGAGCAAGTGCACTAACaggaaaaaatattggatttatTGCATTACTTAAGAAATCCATTAATCATGAAATTATTTCATATCACTGCATTATACACCAAGAGCAGTTATGTGCAAAAGTATTGGAGATAAAGAATGTTATGGAACTTGTTATTCATACTGTTAACTTTATAAGAATTCGTGGCCTTAATCACAGACAGTTCAAACAATTACTTGAAGGTTGTGGTAGTGGGGCTGAAGATGTAATTTAA